From the genome of Anopheles funestus chromosome 2RL, idAnoFuneDA-416_04, whole genome shotgun sequence:
TATAAAGAATGAGTACATTTTGGAGAAGTATCTGGTTGTAGTGCAGTCTAGAATTAAAATTCCAATCATTCGAGAATTGGTAGACATGAGAATAACCTTGACTTTAGAGTCAGTAAAAACTAGTAGGACCCTTTGGCCAGCAATTTCACATAATTTAACTTAAAAGTGTTTCATACCGTCTAACTTTACATCTGCAACACACTTTCGGCCAATTACAGGAGCTATCGGAAACAGGCGCATCGTTTCCTTGCACACCATTTCCGTGTATACCAGATTGTTTGCCTCTTCAGTTGTTACCGGCCTCGTTCTATCCGGACACACACTCATCACCTCCTGATAGACCAGCTCCTGTACTTCTGGATGCATGGCCATCATGAGCAGCATTTTTGAAATGGTGTTAGCGGTTGTATCGTGTCCAGCCATGATCATGGTATCTATGTGATCCTTTATATGATCCTCGGTTAAGGAAGGATTGTGTTTTGCAAGATTAGAAAGACTATCCGCGAAGTTAAAAACCGGTTTGCTGCCATACGTTTCTTCGTGCGCGATGTCGTTAAATGGTTTggaattttctttcactttcttcaTCAAGTCGAGTGACATGTTTCTGATAATGTTCACACAATTTGTTTCGACTTTGTAATCTGTTGTTAGCCGATAGATGCTTTCCAGGTAACGTTCTAAGTGAAGAACTCGTTTGAATACCAGCGAAAGAAATGTGTCCAAGCATCGTAGATACTCATCGGCTCCATCATGTCCTTGGGTGTTGAGGTCTCTACCAAAAGCATTGCCTGTTAATTCAAACAAGattcttaaaaatatatttttgtaccATTTAAGAGCGTGCACCTTACCAAACAATGCATCAATTGTGCAtttggaaatgtaaatttgtaaattaatttcaccatTGCCGACGAACTTGCGAAGATTTTCCACCAAGATGAAGTCTTTCTCGTTGAACGTATCAACAAAGCTGGACAACATCAACGGGCTGAACGATCGATTGagcaattttctttcatttttccagACGTGCGCTACATAGAAAAAGTGGTGTCAAATCATTTAAAGCTGCGGTAGCAGATTTGCACCTTTGCAGACTTACCAGGCGCTGTTAATAGACCATTTTCAGCACGAAAAAAGTTATATTGATCCATCTTGTTCAGCAGATGTGGAGAATTCATAACGGTTTGGAAATAGTCGGGGTTGTCCTTAAACGCAACGATTAACTTGGGTCCCAACCAGATGCCAATGGGAGATGTGTATCTGGGAGCGTATCGATCGAACACTTGAATAATATATTCTGTGCATAAGAAAATACAAGAATACATTATACGTAGTATAATAATCCAATTAGTTAAATAACATAATTTAGAAACAGTTTAAGTTTTGAATCTTTCATTTGAAATGTTATCATTAAACGTTACatgagtggtttttttttacaaatgtaatcacatattaatgttttaatttcacgATCAAAACACACACCTCCATTTCTTTTGCCGAAAATAAGGTACGCATGGCCGAGCAACGGTAAACACGGTGGTCCATCCATGGTTGACGCTGCGGCGTACAACTTCCGTCGTTTCCATCGTATACATAACAAAGTGGCCAAAGCCAAAGAAACGGTAACGTATATCAGCAACATCTGAACTGCCATAATTATGCAGTTCGTGAACCCGACACAACACCGATCACAAAACCACTTGGCTTGTCGCGTACAAAACacttattttgattaaaaatgcaCGCTTGATATCACGGTAAAGAGTTTACCACACACAATTGCTAAGGTTAAGAAAGAACTGAACCGTAtggtaagcgacgaacctcaaTTTATAGAATCCCTAAAACGAAAGGAACCCTTCGAAACCCTTCGTCAGGTTTAATatcgaaagaaaaatcgaGTTTAGATATGCAAAATTCATCGTAGAGGTTaagtagttgtttttttgatctACTTTTGCC
Proteins encoded in this window:
- the LOC125765931 gene encoding cytochrome P450 4C1-like isoform X1, whose product is MAVQMLLIYVTVSLALATLLCIRWKRRKLYAAASTMDGPPCLPLLGHAYLIFGKRNGEYIIQVFDRYAPRYTSPIGIWLGPKLIVAFKDNPDYFQTVMNSPHLLNKMDQYNFFRAENGLLTAPAHVWKNERKLLNRSFSPLMLSSFVDTFNEKDFILVENLRKFVGNGEINLQIYISKCTIDALFGKVHALKWYKNIFLRILFELTGNAFGRDLNTQGHDGADEYLRCLDTFLSLVFKRVLHLERYLESIYRLTTDYKVETNCVNIIRNMSLDLMKKVKENSKPFNDIAHEETYGSKPVFNFADSLSNLAKHNPSLTEDHIKDHIDTMIMAGHDTTANTISKMLLMMAMHPEVQELVYQEVMSVCPDRTRPVTTEEANNLVYTEMVCKETMRLFPIAPVIGRKCVADVKLDDKHTIPAGCSVALGIFQIHRDPSIWGPDSEKFNPDHFLPEKVAERHPYAYLPFSGGPRNCIGIRYAWLSMKIMIAHLVRNYRFKTTLKMEDLLLKFAIVLRITNGCLVTIEDRN
- the LOC125765931 gene encoding cytochrome P450 4C1-like isoform X2; its protein translation is MAVQMLLIYVTVSLALATLLCIRWKRRKLYAAASTMDGPPCLPLLGHAYLIFGKRNGEYIIQVFDRYAPRYTSPIGIWLGPKLIVAFKDNPDYFQTVMNSPHLLNKMDQYNFFRAENGLLTAPAHVWKNERKLLNRSFSPLMLSSFVDTFNEKDFILVENLRKFVGNGEINLQIYISKCTIDALFGNAFGRDLNTQGHDGADEYLRCLDTFLSLVFKRVLHLERYLESIYRLTTDYKVETNCVNIIRNMSLDLMKKVKENSKPFNDIAHEETYGSKPVFNFADSLSNLAKHNPSLTEDHIKDHIDTMIMAGHDTTANTISKMLLMMAMHPEVQELVYQEVMSVCPDRTRPVTTEEANNLVYTEMVCKETMRLFPIAPVIGRKCVADVKLDDKHTIPAGCSVALGIFQIHRDPSIWGPDSEKFNPDHFLPEKVAERHPYAYLPFSGGPRNCIGIRYAWLSMKIMIAHLVRNYRFKTTLKMEDLLLKFAIVLRITNGCLVTIEDRN